The proteins below are encoded in one region of Ostrea edulis chromosome 3, xbOstEdul1.1, whole genome shotgun sequence:
- the LOC125673681 gene encoding GPI mannosyltransferase 4-like: MMSMDWLRVNKIWFFLVFLRFCLVFLPQQGYIHPDEFFQSTEVIAGDVLNVSVVRSWEFSAGLRSVPPMYFQSGAPFHLMKVLPSFRTAYWAVVLPRLTVCLLSLIVDVAMARICGVFSLESATPLRLLASSYVVLIYLTRPFSNALETIVFSLFLILVSKTVKGIQCSQAKISKEVETWQNDQYRRITLEEFRNKHSKCAESEHIEDSSTLTVLLIGVVTAIGLFVRPTFAAFSFGPIVWLITAVVIGGRSVVSYVFIMSVGALIPSILIVLVDTRYYHGTSVLDFLSKFRQCVVTSENVAECWEDFFGMFVVTPWNFMKYNSDPDNLSSHGRHPLYTHFLVNLPVLFGPLVLLFLRELFVFLLRRSMSLRGLLLCFVLTPILILSMFSHQEPRFLLPVLPLVILLCALCLQDVRYKQTCVSLWCIFNLSTILFYGFVHQGGVVPLLSYVEKHSHGPDAVFSHQDHFFFYHTYMPPRSLLLSNSSLKQIIDLQGSPMQNLTDSIKRQQLGSSYVALPGTLMEDFVQQNISFDVTKIFPLHLSVEDPPPLEVVRELWQSFKSASTKLPDMLSLYLVKLKN, from the exons ATGATGTCAATGGACTGGTTGCGGGTCAACAAGATCTGGTTTTTTCTGGTCTTTCTCCGGTTCTGTCTGGTTTTTCTGCCGCAACAAGGATACATCCATCCTGATGAGTTTTTCCAAAGCACAGAAGTCATCGCAG GCGATGTGCTGAATGTTTCTGTGGTGCGGAGCTGGGAATTTTCTGCGGGACTGCGATCCGTTCCACCCATGTACTTCCAGTCGGGTGCTCCATTCCATCTGATGAAGGTGTTACCCTCGTTTAGAACAGCCTACTGGGCCGTTGTTTTGCCACGATTAACCGTCTGCCTTCTTAGTTTGATTGTGGATGTCGCCATGGCTCGTATTTGTGGTGTGTTCAGCTTGGAGAGTGCGACTCCTCTGCGTCTTTTAGCATCGTCGTATGTCGTTCTCATCTACCTAACGAGACCTTTCTCTAATGCCTTGGAGACTATtgtattttctctatttttaaTTCTAGTGTCTAAAACTGTGAAAGGTATCCAATGTTCTCAAGCGAAAATATCTAAAGAGGTTGAGACTTGGCAGAATGATCAATATCGTAGGATAACTCTAGAGGAGTTCCGAAACAAACACTCAAAATGTGCAGAGAGTGAACACATCGAAGATTCCTCCACACTAACTGTTTTATTAATTGGTGTTGTTACGGCCATTGGATTATTTGTCCGACCAACTTTTGCAGCCTTTAGTTTTGGTCCTATCGTGTGGCTTATCACGGCCGTTGTGATTGGTGGAAGGAGTGTGGTGTCGTACGTATTCATCATGAGTGTCGGTGCTCTGATTCCGTCCATTTTAATCGTTCTCGTAGACACACGGTATTACCATGGAACTTCTGTTCTTgactttttatcaaaatttcgaCAATGCGTGGTGACCTCTGAAAATGTAGCTGAATGCTGGGAGGATTTTTTCGGGATGTTTGTGGTGACCCCTTGGAATTTCATGAAATACAACTCCGACCCCGACAATTTATCCTCACATGGACGACACCCCCTTTACACCCATTTCCTTGTCAACTTGCCGGTTTTGTTTGGGCCTCTTGTCTTGTTATTTCTGAGAGAACTGtttgtattccttttgagaCGGTCCATGTCGCTTCGTGGTCTCCTGCTGTGTTTTGTATTGACCCCCATCCTGATTCTGTCAATGTTTTCTCATCAGGAGCCCCGTTTTCTACTGCCAGTCCTACCCCTGGTAATTCTGCTGTGTGCCTTGTGTTTACAAGATGTCCGATACAAACAAACATGCGTATCTCTGTGGTGTATATTTAATTTGTCCACCATCTTGTTTTATGGATTTGTACATCAGGGGGGAGTTGTCCCCCTTTTGTCCTATGTAGAAAAACACTCACATGGTCCAGATGCAGTTTTCAGTCATCAGGATCACTTTTTCTTCTACCATACATACATGCCACCAAGATCTTTGTTGCTAAGCAACTCATCCTTAAAACAGATCATAGATCTTCAGGGATCTCCAATGCAGAATCTCACCGACAGCATAAAAAGACAGCAGCTCGGCAGTAGTTATGTAGCTCTTCCAGGAACTCTCATGGAGGACTTTGTGCAACAGAACATCAGTTTTgatgttacaaaaatatttccGCTCCACTTGTCTGTGGAGGACCCTCCTCCGCTAGAGGTCGTGCGGGAACTCTGGCAAAGTTTCAAATCAGCGTCAACAAAACTTCCTGATATGTTGTCACTTTATCTCGTCAAATTAAAGAATTAA